One Pseudorhodoplanes sinuspersici DNA segment encodes these proteins:
- a CDS encoding arginyltransferase: MTQHSRDTPQFYLTAPSPCPYLAGKEERKVFTHLVGDRAPGLNDLLTHGGFRRSQSIAYRPACETCRACVSVRVVADDFVPTRSMRRVEQRNADIVGEMRSAVPSSEQYSVFRAYLDSRHRDGGMADMTVLDYAMMVEDSHVETRMVEYRLKNPSSTSRNGPLIAVALTDILSDGLSMVYSFFEPEEEARSLGTLMILDHIARAKEMKLPYVYLGYWVRGSRKMDYKSRYLPQERLMSQGWVRAEL; this comes from the coding sequence GTGACCCAGCATTCGCGCGATACGCCGCAATTCTACCTGACGGCCCCCTCACCCTGCCCCTATCTGGCCGGCAAGGAGGAGCGAAAGGTGTTTACGCACCTTGTGGGTGACCGTGCCCCCGGTCTGAACGACCTCCTCACCCATGGCGGGTTCCGCCGCAGCCAGTCGATCGCCTATCGCCCAGCCTGCGAGACCTGCCGCGCCTGCGTCTCGGTCCGTGTCGTGGCGGACGATTTCGTGCCGACCCGCTCGATGCGCCGGGTCGAGCAGCGCAACGCCGATATCGTCGGCGAAATGCGCTCGGCGGTGCCGAGCTCAGAGCAGTATTCGGTTTTCCGCGCCTATCTCGATTCCCGTCATCGCGACGGCGGCATGGCCGACATGACCGTGCTCGACTACGCGATGATGGTCGAAGACAGCCATGTCGAGACCCGCATGGTGGAATACCGGCTCAAGAACCCGTCATCGACCAGCCGCAACGGGCCGCTGATCGCCGTCGCCCTGACCGATATCCTGAGCGACGGCCTGTCAATGGTCTATTCGTTCTTCGAGCCGGAGGAAGAGGCGCGCTCGCTTGGCACATTGATGATCCTCGATCACATCGCGCGCGCCAAAGAGATGAAGCTGCCTTACGTCTATCTCGGCTATTGGGTGCGCGGCTCGCGCAAGATGGATTACAAGAGCCGTTACCTGCCGCAGGAGCGGCTGATGTCGCAAGGGTGGGTGCGCGCCGAGCTGTAG